The nucleotide window ATGTATTAATTCCTAACCCTCTCAAAGTctatttgataaaagaaaataatgaaagtgtGCTGCTCAAGGTTTACTAGAAATTGTATTCCTAACCCTCTCAAAgtctatttgataaaaaataataatgaaagtgTGCTACTAAAGGTTAATTTGAGACAAAGAGCAACGATAGTGTGCTCCTCAAAGTttatttgagagaaaaagagtAATGAAAGTGTGGTGCAATAATCAAAAGTGTAATTGAGACTCGCTGGGTCAGCAAAACGGCGTATACAATGAGAAATGTGAGAGAAATAAGTGCTTATAGCACAAGTTAATCACATCTTTCTGGATACCACATGCACCATCCATCCCCATCACCTCTTCTACTCATAAACATTAATACACAGCTAATTACAAAAGTGGCAAAGACCATCATGATACATTGTATATAAATGATTGCACCGCACaagaaaatgattaaaaatagcAAGTGAAACAAAAATTGCACATCAATTTTCCCCTCCTGTTTCTATCGGGTGCCACATTTTGGCAATCTCTCATTTCTTTTTCAACACTCTTCCTCTGCACCTTCGAATtcgtataataaataaatgaattaaacaaAGAACCATTTCgaataaattaccaaaatttCTATATTCTAAATTCAGAAAAGCgtaaatcaaaattttcctCAGCGACAGCACTTGGAGCACAGTATTAGGAAAACAACGAGAAAGACAATGGAAGAAAGCGCTATGGCCACACCAAGAACCACCTTGTTGGGCCCATGATGATGCTCCTTCATGTGACGGACactgccaccaccaccaccaccatcaccatcatcataatcataatctcCATCACTGCCATCATCCGCAGAATTAGAACGCttcgaaggtggaggagacaCCGGCCTCCCAAACTTATCACAAGGAGCAATCTCAAGCTTCATGATAAACTTGGAAGACAAAACGGAACGGTTATAACACAAGTTCCCATTCCCACCCACCTTCAACACCTCCAACTTGTCGATAAAACTTGAGTTGAAAGGCACAACCCCATGAAGGAGGTTGTTGGCGAGGTTCAAGTGTTTGAGGTTCCTCATTTCGGAAATGAACGTGGGAATAGTCCCGTTGAGCTGGTTGGAGCTGAGATCCAAGTGAAGCAAACCGGGTATGGCAGATAACGAATCAGGGACATCGCCCGAGAACGAATTGAAAGCCAAGGAGAGGTTTTTGAGGGAAATCAAGTCTCCAATGGAAGAGGGTATCTCACCCTTGAGGCCATTGGAAGAGAGATTTAAAACTTGGAGATTTTCCAACATGGTGATGGAGGGGGGTATGTTGCCTTTAAGGTTGTTGAAAGAGAGGTCGAGGTAGGTGAGGTTGGGGGAATGGAGGTGTTTGGGGAGAGAGCAGGTGAGGTTGGCGTGGGAGATGATTAGGGTTTGGAGGGCGGTGAAGTGGGAGAGGATGAGGTAGGGTTTGATGGTGAGGTAGGAGAGGGTGAGGTGGGTGAGGTTTTTTAGGCGGGAGAGGGAGGCGGCGGAGAGGTGGGGGAGGCTGTTGATGGAGGTGAGGGAGAGGAGTTGGGGAGGGAAGTGGGTGGGGGAGGAGGGTGTGATGGGGCAGTTGAGGAGGTGGAGGGTGAGGAGGGTGGAGAGGGATTTGAGGGCTGTGGAGGAGAGGGAGTGGTGGATGGAAGTGGAACAGTTCGTGAGTTGGAGGGAGGTGAGGTGTCGGAAGGGTGTGGAGGTGTCGCAGAGG belongs to Glycine soja cultivar W05 chromosome 5, ASM419377v2, whole genome shotgun sequence and includes:
- the LOC114412948 gene encoding receptor-like protein 51 codes for the protein MIPSPLPQSLITILLFLLPTTTLSVVLSLPLDPKQVKALQSLNIPSPKDPCSQPTSFLCDTSTPFRHLTSLQLTNCSTSIHHSLSSTALKSLSTLLTLHLLNCPITPSSPTHFPPQLLSLTSINSLPHLSAASLSRLKNLTHLTLSYLTIKPYLILSHFTALQTLIISHANLTCSLPKHLHSPNLTYLDLSFNNLKGNIPPSITMLENLQVLNLSSNGLKGEIPSSIGDLISLKNLSLAFNSFSGDVPDSLSAIPGLLHLDLSSNQLNGTIPTFISEMRNLKHLNLANNLLHGVVPFNSSFIDKLEVLKVGGNGNLCYNRSVLSSKFIMKLEIAPCDKFGRPVSPPPSKRSNSADDGSDGDYDYDDGDGGGGGGSVRHMKEHHHGPNKVVLGVAIALSSIVFLVVFLILCSKCCR